Below is a genomic region from Kribbella qitaiheensis.
CGCTCGCCGTACGTGTTGTGGATCTCCAGTACTACGCACCGCAGCTCACCGGTCGACTTGAGGCACCAGAAGACGCTGAGCGGATCGAAGACGTAGCCGAGGCTGCGTGCGTTCGCCAGCATCACCACTCGGTCGTCTGGCTCAAGCGCTACGCCCTGCTCCGCGGTGAAGGCAGCAACGTTCTCGCGCAACGTGCGGTCCGGTGAACCCAGGTGGTCGGAGGGGGAGAAGGACGCCAGCACGCCGTGTCGCGGCAAGTCGTCGATGTCCACGAGCCACTGGTACGTGCGATAGGCGAACCGGTGTCGCAGCGGAACCCGCCTGGTGTGGCTGACCCGGCCCGGTACCACCGCCGGCAGCAGAGGCACTTCTAGCTTCACCATGAGCTGCCAAGCCTTGCTGCGGCTTCCACACCCGAACGGCACCCGTCCTCGTGGAACCCCCAACCCAGGTGTGCTCCCGCGAAGGCGAGACGCGGCCCACCGGCGTCCCGTAGTACAGGCGCTGCTCCTACCGACTCGGGCGTGAACACCGGGTGCGCGTAGTTCATCTGCCGTACTGCGGTGGCCGGGTCGACCCAGCCGTCGGGGTTGAGCGTCACCAGGTGCTCGTCGGGCGACTCCAGCCCTTGTAGGCGGTTCATCCAGTAGCTGACGAGGACCTGCGGCTCATCCGACTGGCAGCCGCGCATCCGGTAGTTCCAGGACGCGCGCGCTCGGGCGGAGTCGGGCAGCACAGACGTGTCCGTGTGCAACCAGGTCGGGTTCGCGGAGTACCGGAAGGCGCCGAGCAGCGACTTCTCTTCGGGAGTCGCGTCGCTGAGCAGGTCGAGCGCCGTGTCTGCGTGCGTCGCTATGACGACACTGTCGAACTCAGTGGTCTTGTCGTCGGCCGTGGTCACCTCTACCGCGTCGTCGTGCCGCAGTACCGAGCGGATCGGCGTCGAGGTGCGCACTGTGCCGACCTGGGTGACCACGGCGTCGACGTACGACCGTGAGCCGCCGGTGACGGTTCGCCAGCGTGGCGACCCTCCGACGGTGAGCATCCCGTGGTGCTCGAGGAAGCGGAACAGATAGCGGGCGGGGTAGAGCGCGGCGTCCGAGGAGCCGGCGGACCACACGCACGACACCAGTGGTACGGCGAAGTGCCAGACGAAGTACGGCGAGAACTTGCGATCGCGAAGGAACTCGCCCCAGGTCAGCTGGTCGTCACCGGAGGCGAGGACGCCGCGGGCCTCGCGATGGAAGCGCGGCACCTCCGCGAGCATCCGCAGGAACCGGGGATCGAGGGTCCGCCGCCACTGGCTGAACAGCGCACCGGCTCCGCGACCACCGGCGTACTCGAGCCCGCAGCCGTCGCAGTGGACGCTCATGCTCATCTCGGTCGGCTGCGTGGCGATCCCCAGCTCGGCGAACAGCCTGAGCAGGTTCGGGTAGGTGCGCTCGTTGTGGACGATGAAGCCGGTGTCGATCCGCAGGGCGGTGCCGGCCGAGTCGGTCACATCGTGGGTGTGGGCATGGCCGCCGGGACGGTCGTCGGCTTCGAAGAGCGTGACGTCGCTGGTCCGGCTCAGGACATAGGCCGCCGTCAGGCCGGCGATGCCGGACCCGAGGACCGCGACGGCTCGGCGTTGACCGTTCATTGTCAAAGCCTTGCCGGTGCATAAGTTTGGAACAATTTATCCATCGCCCATCTGCTGGTTCCGCCGGCGCGCCGGGGTGAAGGTCCGGCGCGGTCGGTCGTTGTTCGGAGCCGACGGGCGACCTGATCGGTGCGACCTGCGGAGTGGTCCGGGCGCACGGCGTGCGCGGGAGCCGTACTGTGGTGGTGTGGCTCGTTATCTGCCTTTCCTGATCAGCTTGTTCCTGACCATCTACGCTCTGTTCTCCTGCATTCAGACGCGGGACGAAGACGTGCCTTACCTGCCGAAGCTGGTCTGGATCCTGCTGATCGTGTTCGTCCCGTTCGCCGGCCCGATCGTCTGGCTGCTGATGGCCCGGTACTACGTGCCCCAGCAACCCGCGAAGGCCGGCCCCGCGCCCAAGCGCCCCACCGGCCGGCCCTTGGCTCCGGACGACGACCCGGACTTCCTGGCCACCCTCGAGCCCTTCCGCGACCCCCGCTTGTCCAACCACCCAGCCACAGACGACAAGCCAGAACACCCGGACACCCCGGCAGCAGCGGCCGAGCCCGACCCCGAGCCCGACCCGATCAAGCCCGCGGACTCCGAAACCCCAGCCGACGACGCCAAACCAGAAGACGGCCCCCGCGGCTAGTCACACCACCGCCCGCCCGAGCACACCTCCGCCGCGTCCACGCGGCCGCCCCGCCCCGCGTCCCGGGCGCGCCTC
It encodes:
- a CDS encoding DUF1365 domain-containing protein, coding for MPLLPAVVPGRVSHTRRVPLRHRFAYRTYQWLVDIDDLPRHGVLASFSPSDHLGSPDRTLRENVAAFTAEQGVALEPDDRVVMLANARSLGYVFDPLSVFWCLKSTGELRCVVLEIHNTYGERHAQLARPDDTGRFSLGKEFYVSPFFTVNGRYDVLLRLDSEQASVAITLVQDDHRVFSASFSGRPRVARTAAVVAAALRTPFVTYQVWALIRVHGIRLWLRRLPVVPRRPHVPSKGV
- a CDS encoding NAD(P)/FAD-dependent oxidoreductase, encoding MNGQRRAVAVLGSGIAGLTAAYVLSRTSDVTLFEADDRPGGHAHTHDVTDSAGTALRIDTGFIVHNERTYPNLLRLFAELGIATQPTEMSMSVHCDGCGLEYAGGRGAGALFSQWRRTLDPRFLRMLAEVPRFHREARGVLASGDDQLTWGEFLRDRKFSPYFVWHFAVPLVSCVWSAGSSDAALYPARYLFRFLEHHGMLTVGGSPRWRTVTGGSRSYVDAVVTQVGTVRTSTPIRSVLRHDDAVEVTTADDKTTEFDSVVIATHADTALDLLSDATPEEKSLLGAFRYSANPTWLHTDTSVLPDSARARASWNYRMRGCQSDEPQVLVSYWMNRLQGLESPDEHLVTLNPDGWVDPATAVRQMNYAHPVFTPESVGAAPVLRDAGGPRLAFAGAHLGWGFHEDGCRSGVEAAARLGSSW
- a CDS encoding PLD nuclease N-terminal domain-containing protein, producing MARYLPFLISLFLTIYALFSCIQTRDEDVPYLPKLVWILLIVFVPFAGPIVWLLMARYYVPQQPAKAGPAPKRPTGRPLAPDDDPDFLATLEPFRDPRLSNHPATDDKPEHPDTPAAAAEPDPEPDPIKPADSETPADDAKPEDGPRG